Proteins encoded together in one Chryseobacterium sp. G0201 window:
- the galE gene encoding UDP-glucose 4-epimerase GalE: protein MAILVTGGLGYIGSHTVVELLNNNFDVVIVDDLSNSEKFILKNIEEIAGKKPVFYPFDLKRKELLTQVFDAHQIDGCINFAAYKAVGESQERPVDYYENNLFSLINILQEFKTRELSNFIFSSSCTVYGQADEMPIDENTPLKMPESVYGKTKQMGEEILIDFAKAYNRKISLLRYFNPIGAHPSAKLGELPIGIPNNLVPYVMQTAAGIREKLSVWGDDYPTVDGTAVRDYIYVVDLAKAHVAALKSLMNNQSEESTIDIYNLGTGKGSSVLEVVKAFETANNVEVPYKICDRREGDITIAYANANKAEKELNWKSETSLEEALRTTWEWQKYLESRNN from the coding sequence ATGGCAATACTCGTAACGGGAGGTCTTGGATATATTGGTTCTCATACAGTTGTAGAACTTTTGAATAATAACTTCGATGTTGTTATTGTTGACGATTTATCCAATTCTGAAAAATTTATTTTAAAAAATATAGAAGAAATTGCGGGGAAAAAGCCTGTTTTTTATCCTTTTGATTTAAAAAGAAAGGAACTTCTGACGCAGGTTTTTGATGCTCATCAAATTGATGGATGTATCAACTTTGCAGCATATAAAGCGGTTGGAGAAAGCCAGGAAAGACCTGTCGATTATTATGAAAATAATTTGTTTTCTCTAATTAATATCCTTCAGGAATTTAAAACCAGAGAACTTTCTAATTTTATATTCAGTTCATCTTGTACAGTGTACGGTCAAGCAGATGAAATGCCAATTGACGAAAATACTCCATTGAAAATGCCTGAAAGTGTTTATGGTAAGACCAAACAAATGGGCGAAGAAATTCTGATTGATTTTGCAAAAGCTTACAACAGAAAAATTTCTTTGTTGAGGTATTTTAACCCGATCGGAGCGCATCCATCTGCAAAATTAGGTGAATTGCCAATTGGTATTCCAAATAATTTGGTACCTTATGTTATGCAAACTGCAGCCGGAATCCGTGAAAAACTAAGTGTTTGGGGTGATGATTATCCTACAGTAGACGGAACTGCGGTTCGTGATTATATTTACGTTGTAGATTTGGCTAAGGCTCATGTTGCGGCATTGAAAAGTTTAATGAACAATCAATCCGAAGAATCCACGATTGATATTTATAATTTAGGAACAGGGAAAGGATCATCTGTTTTGGAGGTTGTAAAAGCTTTTGAAACCGCAAATAATGTAGAAGTACCTTACAAAATCTGCGATAGGAGAGAAGGCGATATTACGATTGCTTACGCCAACGCCAATAAAGCAGAAAAAGAACTCAATTGGAAGTCTGAAACGAGTTTGGAAGAAGCGTTAAGAACCACTTGGGAGTGGCAAAAATATTTAGAATCAAGAAATAATTAA
- a CDS encoding adenylyltransferase/cytidyltransferase family protein has translation MKTERIGITFSSFDLLHAGHIKMLEEAKTVCDYLIVGLQIDPSHDRPTKNKPTQTIVERYIQLKAVNAVDEIIPYYTEQDLEDILKSFVIDVRIIGDDYMDKDFTGKKYCEEKGIEIFYNKRDHRFSSSDLRKRIFEAEMAKATK, from the coding sequence ATGAAAACAGAAAGAATAGGCATTACATTTTCCTCATTTGATTTATTACATGCTGGTCACATCAAAATGTTGGAAGAAGCAAAAACGGTTTGCGATTATCTAATTGTTGGTCTTCAAATTGACCCGTCTCACGATCGTCCGACTAAAAATAAGCCGACGCAAACGATTGTTGAGCGTTATATTCAGTTGAAAGCAGTAAATGCGGTTGACGAAATTATTCCTTATTACACAGAACAGGATTTAGAAGATATTCTAAAATCTTTTGTAATAGATGTAAGGATCATCGGTGACGATTACATGGACAAAGACTTCACAGGTAAAAAATACTGCGAAGAAAAAGGCATAGAAATTTTTTACAATAAAAGAGATCACAGGTTTTCCTCGAGCGACTTAAGAAAAAGAATCTTTGAAGCCGAAATGGCAAAAGCTACAAAATAA
- a CDS encoding S8/S53 family peptidase, whose protein sequence is MKKLLLFCILTGYSAVSAQTQLVFVYFNDKPNKTAFYANPLSELSQKSLNRRTALGISLNDQDAPIEQSYIQNIQNLGFTVTDYSKWLNGVAVNATPAQITTLQAQPYVGSVESFARNSSGVPKTSNIDKWADFNSNYSTSKTLTTFDYGSGSDQIDQINLRQLHLAGYTGTGITIAVIDSGFPTVNTGSAFARLWTNNQIKGGYDFAAKSTDIYNPSLNAHGTVVLGAIGGFIQNTFVGSAPDADFYLYRSENATAEIPEEELYWIEAAEEADRKGVDVITTSLGYNTFDDARYNYTYANMNGTTSFIARASEIAVNKGIFLLVAAGNSGQQPWHYIITPADNAKVFTIGSVDSAGASSGFSSYGPNSVGVVKPDGSTRGSGAFTVNNNSTTTVSGTSIATPIATGGVACLIQAFPTMNRDLMRNKLRQTASLSPSHTDQMGFGILNFGSLYNGTLNTSEIVKQKQVAIFPNPVKNILNIASESEVLSLEIYDNLGRLITKVNNQKSVKVEDFAKGTYYLKIQTKDKVYYEKFIKE, encoded by the coding sequence ATGAAAAAACTTTTACTCTTTTGTATCTTAACGGGTTACTCGGCCGTTTCTGCACAAACCCAGCTTGTTTTTGTTTATTTTAATGATAAACCGAACAAGACTGCATTTTACGCCAATCCATTATCAGAACTGTCCCAAAAGTCCCTCAACAGACGTACAGCATTAGGAATTTCGCTGAATGATCAGGATGCTCCGATCGAACAATCTTACATTCAAAACATTCAGAATCTGGGATTTACCGTTACTGATTATTCTAAATGGCTGAATGGAGTTGCCGTAAATGCCACTCCGGCACAGATTACTACCCTTCAGGCTCAACCTTATGTTGGCTCAGTGGAAAGTTTTGCCAGAAATTCGTCCGGTGTTCCCAAAACTTCGAATATAGATAAATGGGCAGATTTTAATTCTAATTATTCAACCAGCAAAACATTAACAACTTTTGATTATGGTTCTGGTTCAGACCAGATTGATCAAATTAATTTAAGACAACTTCACCTTGCAGGTTATACAGGAACCGGAATTACCATTGCTGTGATCGACAGCGGTTTCCCGACTGTAAATACAGGTTCAGCCTTCGCAAGATTATGGACCAATAATCAGATCAAAGGCGGATATGATTTTGCTGCAAAAAGTACAGATATTTATAATCCTTCATTAAATGCGCATGGAACTGTAGTTCTGGGAGCTATCGGAGGATTTATACAAAATACGTTTGTAGGTTCTGCGCCCGATGCCGATTTTTATTTGTACCGAAGCGAAAATGCAACCGCTGAAATTCCCGAAGAAGAACTCTATTGGATCGAAGCTGCTGAGGAAGCCGACAGAAAAGGAGTTGATGTTATTACAACTTCGTTGGGATATAATACATTCGATGATGCGAGATACAATTATACGTATGCCAATATGAACGGAACCACTTCATTCATCGCAAGAGCTTCCGAAATTGCTGTTAATAAAGGAATTTTCCTTCTCGTAGCAGCAGGAAACTCGGGGCAACAACCGTGGCATTATATCATAACGCCCGCTGACAATGCTAAAGTTTTCACGATTGGATCTGTTGATTCTGCAGGAGCTTCTTCAGGATTTTCGTCCTATGGTCCCAATTCTGTCGGTGTCGTAAAACCGGACGGAAGTACAAGAGGAAGTGGAGCTTTTACTGTTAATAATAATTCTACAACTACAGTTTCCGGAACTTCTATTGCAACACCAATTGCTACAGGAGGAGTCGCTTGCTTGATTCAGGCATTCCCAACGATGAATAGAGATCTGATGAGAAATAAATTAAGACAAACTGCTTCCCTATCTCCAAGTCATACCGATCAAATGGGATTTGGAATTCTGAATTTCGGAAGTTTATACAACGGAACATTAAATACATCCGAAATTGTAAAACAAAAGCAAGTTGCTATTTTCCCAAATCCTGTAAAAAACATATTAAATATTGCTTCTGAAAGCGAAGTTTTATCATTAGAGATTTATGATAATCTTGGAAGATTGATTACTAAAGTTAATAATCAAAAATCTGTAAAGGTTGAAGATTTTGCAAAAGGAACTTATTATCTGAAAATTCAGACGAAGGATAAGGTCTATTATGAGAAATTTATAAAGGAATAA
- a CDS encoding DegT/DnrJ/EryC1/StrS family aminotransferase: protein MKRIQMVDLQSQYYKIKNDVDNAVLNVMDSAAFINGPEVKSFQNELESYLEVNHVIPCANGTDALQIALMALDLKEGDEIITADFTFAATVEVIHLLKLKSVLVDVDYDTFTISTEAIRKAITPRTKAIIPVHIFGQCANMEEILKIAEEHNLYVVEDNAQAIGAEFTFSDGTVKQAGTMSTVGTTSFFPSKNLGCYGDGGAICTNNDDLAHRLRGIVNHGMYERYYHDEVGVNSRLDSIQAAILRKKLPNLDSYNESRRKAADYYDEAFAGNENILTPKRAENSTHVFHQYTLRILNGKRNDLQKFLAEKEIPAMIYYPVALRKQKAYYQESNDADFVNTDKLLDQVISLPMHTELDEEQLKYITDAVLEFMG from the coding sequence ATGAAAAGAATTCAGATGGTTGACTTACAAAGTCAGTATTACAAAATAAAGAATGATGTAGATAATGCAGTTTTAAATGTAATGGATTCGGCGGCTTTTATCAATGGCCCTGAGGTAAAGTCTTTCCAGAATGAATTGGAGTCTTATTTAGAGGTAAATCATGTGATTCCTTGTGCGAACGGAACGGATGCTTTACAGATTGCTTTGATGGCTTTAGACCTGAAAGAAGGGGATGAAATAATCACTGCTGATTTTACTTTTGCAGCGACTGTGGAAGTTATTCATTTGCTTAAACTTAAATCTGTTTTGGTAGATGTAGATTACGATACATTCACGATTTCAACAGAAGCGATCAGAAAAGCGATCACTCCAAGAACAAAAGCGATCATTCCGGTTCATATTTTCGGACAGTGTGCGAATATGGAAGAAATTTTAAAAATTGCTGAAGAGCATAATTTATATGTAGTTGAAGACAACGCACAGGCAATCGGTGCAGAATTTACCTTTTCAGACGGAACAGTAAAACAAGCCGGAACAATGTCTACTGTGGGAACAACTTCATTCTTCCCATCAAAAAACCTTGGATGTTACGGAGATGGTGGTGCAATTTGTACGAATAATGATGATTTAGCGCACCGTTTAAGAGGAATCGTTAACCACGGAATGTACGAAAGATACTACCATGATGAGGTTGGAGTTAACTCTCGTTTAGACAGTATTCAGGCTGCGATTTTAAGAAAAAAACTTCCCAATCTAGATTCTTATAATGAGTCCAGAAGAAAAGCAGCTGATTATTATGACGAAGCTTTTGCTGGAAATGAAAATATTTTAACTCCAAAAAGAGCAGAAAACTCTACGCATGTATTTCACCAATATACATTGAGAATTTTGAACGGTAAACGTAACGATCTTCAAAAATTCTTAGCTGAAAAAGAAATTCCTGCAATGATCTATTATCCTGTGGCTTTGAGAAAACAAAAAGCATATTATCAGGAAAGCAATGATGCGGATTTTGTGAACACAGATAAGTTGTTGGATCAGGTAATTTCTCTTCCGATGCATACAGAATTGGATGAAGAGCAGTTGAAGTATATTACGGATGCTGTGTTGGAATTTATGGGGTAA
- a CDS encoding phosphoenolpyruvate carboxylase — translation MIHDQRAEKFRQIVENKFQIYNSLFMSLPYDKMTNIGMLLPFLYEESKNGYEAGKTPEQIVEEFFTSHTDLQSEEQKLELLFKIIQYIERQVVLFDSIEDAAFPSLHSESDSGTVTNLFERSLLDHKLEKVREKLKDFTVKVVFTAHPTQFYPSSVQRIIQDLRTAITTDSVTNIDTLLQQLGKTPFVNKEKPTPIDEALSIISYLRYVYYDTIGELFTKIRNTFGNGHFHLHEDIIQLGFWPGGDRDGNPFVTADVTKRVSEELRSAILKSYYSHLKFIRRRLSFRGVSEVLQKLNDELYGAIFNNEKITTEDILKRANEAEKILVEHHNSLFLELLLNFRDRVKIFGTHFATLDVRQDSRIHQQVIDEVHAKVFGNIEVTNEEKFNQLIQISDKVNTDDFEGIVQDTLLTVSQITGIQQANGFRGMNRYIISNSDAVKDVMNVYAFFKVCGYKDEEINMDIVPLFETMEGLANAENVMNELYQNPIYKKHLEKRGNQQTIMLGFSDGTKDGGYLKANWEIYKAKEILTKLSEESGIKVVFFDGRGGPPARGGGKTHDFYASQGNTIANNKIELTIQGQTITSIFGNKEQAKYNFEQLLTAGVENDVFKNSKKDLTEKERKLIIELADISYKKYSDLKAHPMFVPYLQEMSTLEYYGKTNIGSRPSKRGGDSELKFEDLRAIPFVGSWSQLKQNVPGFFGFGFAMEEMKKQGRFEEVRDLYKGSDFFKTLVLNSMMSMNKSYFPLTYYIKSNPKFGAFWNVLFEEYNLSKDIMLELTGFKMLQEEDPLSRKSVKIREKIVLPLLSIQQYALMKIQKGEGNKEAYGKLVTRSLFGNINASRNSA, via the coding sequence ATGATACACGACCAACGCGCAGAAAAATTCAGGCAGATCGTTGAAAATAAATTCCAGATCTACAATTCATTATTTATGAGCCTGCCTTATGATAAAATGACAAATATCGGGATGTTGCTTCCGTTTTTGTATGAAGAAAGTAAGAACGGCTACGAAGCAGGGAAAACGCCTGAACAGATTGTCGAAGAATTCTTTACAAGCCATACAGATCTACAGTCGGAAGAACAAAAACTCGAACTCCTTTTCAAAATCATTCAATATATAGAAAGACAGGTCGTTTTGTTCGACAGTATCGAAGATGCTGCTTTTCCAAGTCTGCATTCAGAAAGTGACAGCGGAACGGTGACCAATCTTTTTGAACGCTCACTTCTGGATCATAAACTGGAAAAAGTACGTGAGAAATTAAAGGATTTTACCGTAAAAGTTGTTTTTACGGCTCACCCAACGCAGTTTTATCCAAGTTCGGTTCAGAGAATTATTCAGGATTTGAGAACGGCTATTACGACCGATTCTGTGACGAATATCGATACCTTACTTCAACAATTAGGAAAGACACCTTTCGTGAATAAAGAAAAGCCGACGCCAATCGATGAAGCGTTGAGTATTATTTCATATTTGAGATATGTATATTATGACACGATTGGGGAATTATTTACGAAGATCAGAAACACTTTCGGAAACGGTCATTTTCACCTTCATGAAGATATTATTCAGCTTGGTTTCTGGCCGGGCGGTGACAGAGACGGAAACCCTTTTGTGACGGCTGATGTTACAAAAAGAGTATCGGAAGAACTTCGTTCAGCTATTTTAAAATCATATTACAGCCATTTGAAATTTATCAGAAGAAGATTGAGTTTCAGGGGAGTTTCAGAGGTTTTACAAAAACTGAATGACGAATTATACGGTGCGATTTTTAATAATGAAAAAATTACAACAGAAGATATTTTAAAAAGAGCCAATGAAGCCGAAAAAATCTTGGTTGAGCATCATAATTCTTTATTTTTAGAGCTATTATTGAATTTCAGAGATCGTGTGAAGATTTTCGGGACGCATTTTGCGACGTTGGATGTTCGACAGGACAGCAGAATTCATCAACAGGTAATTGATGAGGTTCATGCTAAGGTTTTTGGAAATATTGAAGTGACGAATGAAGAGAAATTCAATCAGTTAATTCAAATTTCAGATAAAGTAAATACGGATGATTTTGAAGGAATTGTTCAGGATACTTTACTGACGGTTTCTCAAATCACAGGAATCCAGCAAGCCAACGGATTTAGAGGAATGAATCGTTATATTATTTCCAATTCTGATGCGGTAAAAGATGTGATGAATGTCTATGCTTTCTTCAAAGTTTGTGGCTACAAAGATGAAGAAATCAACATGGATATTGTTCCGCTCTTTGAAACTATGGAAGGTCTTGCCAATGCTGAAAATGTGATGAATGAACTGTACCAAAATCCTATCTATAAAAAGCATCTGGAAAAAAGAGGAAATCAGCAAACAATTATGCTTGGTTTCTCGGACGGAACAAAAGATGGTGGTTATTTAAAAGCCAACTGGGAAATTTATAAAGCCAAAGAAATTTTAACTAAACTTTCCGAAGAAAGCGGAATTAAAGTAGTATTCTTCGACGGTAGAGGCGGACCTCCCGCAAGAGGTGGCGGAAAAACCCACGATTTCTATGCTTCTCAGGGAAATACGATTGCGAATAATAAGATCGAATTAACGATCCAAGGTCAGACGATCACAAGTATTTTCGGAAATAAAGAACAGGCAAAATATAATTTCGAACAACTTTTAACAGCCGGAGTTGAAAATGATGTTTTCAAGAATTCTAAAAAGGATTTAACTGAAAAAGAAAGAAAACTGATCATCGAATTGGCAGATATCAGCTATAAAAAATATTCAGATTTGAAAGCGCATCCAATGTTCGTTCCGTATTTACAGGAAATGAGTACGTTGGAATATTATGGAAAAACAAATATCGGAAGCCGTCCGTCAAAACGCGGTGGCGATAGTGAGTTGAAATTTGAAGATTTAAGAGCCATTCCGTTTGTGGGATCATGGTCGCAATTGAAACAAAATGTTCCCGGATTCTTCGGTTTCGGATTTGCGATGGAAGAAATGAAAAAACAGGGAAGGTTCGAAGAAGTAAGAGATCTGTACAAAGGTTCGGACTTCTTTAAAACTTTAGTTTTGAACTCGATGATGAGTATGAATAAATCCTATTTCCCATTAACTTATTATATTAAAAGCAATCCAAAATTCGGTGCCTTCTGGAATGTTCTTTTCGAAGAATACAACCTTTCAAAAGACATTATGCTTGAATTGACAGGTTTTAAAATGCTTCAGGAAGAAGATCCTTTGTCCAGAAAATCGGTGAAAATTCGTGAAAAAATTGTTCTACCATTATTGAGTATTCAGCAATATGCTTTAATGAAAATTCAAAAAGGAGAAGGCAATAAAGAAGCGTACGGAAAATTGGTGACGCGTTCGTTGTTTGGAAATATTAATGCGAGTAGGAATTCGGCTTAA